The Alnus glutinosa chromosome 1, dhAlnGlut1.1, whole genome shotgun sequence region tggtgatcatgtcacagaacaggagggtgtcgccgtggaacaggatgataacatgcacgccatgttgcgtgacgccttcggcgtgcacgatgttcctgaagacgtcagtactcttccgcaacaagttgatgaagatacctcgtgcggggacgcattgaagtaccaagagctgttaaagactgccgagaagccccttcaccctggtacgaagcacagtaaattgagtgctactgtacacatgtacaacttgaagtgcgttggaggtattagtaacaagatattttcagacattctcgaattcatcaatcagttgttgcctccttgcgatgaggcattgccagataacacgtatgaggcgaaaaagttcctaagtggcatgggtctggggtatgagaagattccggcgtgccgtaatgactgtatgttattctggaaagacaataaagaattagattcatgtaccgtatgtggagagtctaagtggagggctgatacacatatagatgatgatggtgagatcatatcagcgagaaaaaaacgcccggtgaagatcttgaggtggtttccactcatcccacggttgcagaggttattcatgtctaagcatactgcgccccatatgagatggcatgcagaaggccgcactagggatggcgtattgaggcacccggccgacggtgaggcatggagatcgtttgacattttacacccagattttatggcagagagtaggaacgtccggcttggtttgacagcagatggatttaatccatttgggaacatgagcacatcccacagcacatggcccgtaatgcttgtgccgtacaatttgccaccttggatgtgcatgaaacagtcgtccttcatcctttccatggttatccctggaccgagctcaccaggtatggatattgatgtttaccttcagccattgattgatgagttgctggaactgtggaatgtaggggtacgaacatttgatgcttcaaagaaggaaaattttattatgcgatctcagttgatgtggacgataaacgactttccagcgtatgcagatttatctggttggcctaacaggggtgcgaaggcatgtccttgctgtatgcaatcgacgcgttctatacgcttaaagaacggatgcaaattttgctatatggggcacaggagatatctgccgcctgaacatctgtggcggcttaacaggaggacatttgacggtactgaagaatttgacagcgccccgattgtgccatgcggatacgaggttctccaacagttggacggagttgcgtttggggatgagaccgcgggtaagaagaagaaacggaagaagcggaagaagggtgcagggagttccgatgttatatggaagaagaaaagtatatttttcagattgccgtattgggaagacaatttgcttcggcacaatcttgatgttatgcacatagagaaaaatgtcatggacaatatacttggcactattttggatataaaagggaaaacgaaggacaacttggcagctcggctggacttgcaggaaatggggttgagacctaagttgcatccgttcacggccgccaatggtaaaacgtatattcccgctgcctgtcacaccatgactagagaggacaaagaaagttttctgaaggttcttcgaaatgtaagggtcccggacggatacgcctcgaacatttcacgatgtgttcggctgaaggaccgtacaatttccgggttgaagagccacgatagccacatactgatgcaacagcttcttccaattgcactgcgtaagtcattgcctgataaagttgttagacctcttgtggagatttcggcattttttagaggcatatgctcaacaaagctatcacaagaagatatggaccgactgcagggtgacgtctgtatcactttgtgcaaactagaacagatattccctccagggttttttacgagcatggtccacttggtcgtgcatcttgtgcgcgagtgtagactcggcggacccgtgcagtatagatggatgtacccggcggagaggtaaaattcagcgtaatatgtaaatatataatttgatttaaatgtaaccataattgacgacaattaaattgtcgtgtatgtgtgtacaccaggagtctggggcatttcaagtctactgtgcgcaataaagcggctcctgaggggtgcattgcggaggggtacatagcgaccgagctggtaacgttctgttcaaggtatctgaataacgcaccaacattccacaacagacctcagaggaatcctgatggatccaagggggcgggcacgcgtgttaccctgaaccggttgataatgcaccagattcatcgttatattgtgttcaactctgaagagtttcacaatttgcggacgtaagtagtgtttatatatttaacagaattcgaataacgcatctaattgattttactacataattgtatacgctgaatgtaggatgcacaaagacgcgcttaggcgatcatgcactagaggtcgcattacggaggctcttattgaagcagaacatcatgagcagttctgcgaatggtaccctgcatatgtaaggaaatagttgtaatttttaagttggataaagttatgcgggttcaatataattacccaatacacgtgtttaatatttgtaattataacataggtcgatggccttgacgatcaacgtagggaggaattgggccacaacttggttatgcgttgtagagggctgaaggagacagcggtcaagtacaacaggtacgtggtaaatgggaaattgtttcgcacgcttgcccatgatgtgggaaggaggactcagaacagcggcgtatgtgttcctaccgttgaaggcgaaacgtactacgggcagttaaccgatatagttgaggtcgagtactatgacaggactacgtacgtcctatttaagtgcaattgggcagaccccacgatggaaagaggattcacaatagacgagtatggcctagtgtttgtcaacttcaatcacctcgtccacaggggagaactgattcaggacgagccgtacgtgcttacatctcaggtggatcaagtattctacgtcgaagatggaaggaacccaaattgggtttgtgcggttaggaccaaaccgcgcaacgtgtacgacgttggccagggggatgggagtaatgaggatggtacaacctaccatgagtgcgtaccgctcgtactagccactgatgacctacctgatacgaatgatgaattcgagtacgacaggcccgatattgatccgattgaagctcccgtgatacaatgattgatgtatttcttgtgagtataattagcttgaactcaacacacttgactgatatataaattgtttgtacaattcgcttgaactgaaTAAGGGTTTctattattatatgcaaatttcgttgtataatttgcatattcattaaaaatatattacaaaaaatattctaattaatttgtctacatttattcgcaggtattgatggaccagggacgccatccttatgcatatcgggcacctcgcccacccgtgccccccatgaccacgcccactgattcgacgccagtatatactgcggcgtggccaccccacccagacggggcttatagaccattgttgccgggtatggtggccgtgcccacgtcagatcacgggcagaccagcacagctggagttggcagctctccattgtcggagccgccgacattatctcagttagggttcacccaaccgggtaacgcctatcgatggtgggtgcaagagggggtggggtcacagggttatgcgccgtactttccgtatacgtatagtcgacctatgacgtgtaaccctgatagtgagacgcaggattgtagatttccactgtcacagaccggggagatgcagatgccggctgtggggttgggacagataccggcacaggcggcgatgcagggccagattttggggccgagacagatgccagcatcgggggcgagtcagggcccggggcaagTAGAGAGGCAGATGCCGTtacctggtgagagccagatgccgctttccggtgagagtcagatgccgctttccggtgagagtcagatgccagatgtgggggggagccagactacccatgaggaggacgttgcgatgttgggtaccgatcagttggcccccggtagcccccagggtatggattcagatgatgatcagcatccTCCACTAGCCGGagaggttggcgaggaggttgcaggcgacccagcgacgcaGCACATAGGGACtgggcagattcggttgatgggtaagtacatatgtagacatccttaaaactcatattatgttaccaaaatattttttttggtttggaaaaaaataactatttgattacattttgtttatatatgtgtgtgtgtgttatttaatgttaaccaattaaattaatgttgaatatattttttcattagggtacaacccagacgggaccatttattatgaggtgattgacgacccagcgagaaactgggtgctcccgagggggaagaaggttgtattgcagtacaatgctgctatacaacctgtaggacgagcctgcaatcgttttcggcgggaagtgggcaagatgatcaggagtgggtcctacatacacatgcgggacgaatgggcgagggtaaataggcagattaagcaggcaatgtggaacgcactgatggtatgtttatgaatataatttaattatttatttgaattaaacttgagcttaatgtttaggttgaagtttttaaacctataatgctttgattgaaatgtgcaggaggagttctatctacctgtatcagttgacatgcgcagggcacaacaggaggcgtggaatgatattggacgtaagcaccgctcgtggaagtcgaggttcaaaacccaactaggaattggagacggtgacacgcccgagagtatccgtgcgagaatgccggagaaattttttgagcagtatgatgcagaagatgtagaattcctgctgagagattggtgcagagagcataaaatcgtatgtaggccaaaaaattgtcaactattttttaataacagttcatttaattttagttttaatttaagtgtgtcaattgttacatgtttactttcatgttcaatgcgtaggcaacctctgaacggatgaagaggttgcgggagcggaatgacctaccccattgtgcgggatctaaaagttatgccagatttaatcacgaggaggtaattaaatatatatgtttatgtttttaatatttgttggtaattgtttttctttttctttttctttaaactatttttatcgctatctgtttgttatatatgtcaactgcatgacgacaggcatgtacatctggcacgccccccactcgcgccgcgtcgttcgtgaagacccacacaaagaaggacggcactttcctgaacgaccgtacacgggtcttatgcgtatgctactgatttagtttactaatatttttaaattatgtgtgatatgtcattattcaatatatgactttttcatgttgacgacgtacaggagaggatgacgcagagtttagccagtgatccagccgccacgcaaagcgtctccgcagacacggtgcgttgggcaccgaacgacgcttacgaacaggcgattgggaggcctgagtatgcagggagggttcggcaggttggcccgaacgtcacacctgttcgagggacatgtttttcatataggcctcggtcacaggggggaccatctcaggggacgtctcgggattgggccgaacagtctcggaagatggaagagatgcaagcggagctacatgctgagcgagcgaggaatgaccgtttggagcagcgcgtgcaacagttcgacggcatagagcagcgcttgcgagagatggaggtcttcatgtcctccatggcagtaccagcaccatgtgttggtaatcagtcttctcctgcacacgtaggtagtacgtcgtccgttggtagtgcatctgcaggtatggtttatattgtgtataggacaaaattaatttcaatttgttttcattacccctttaattttgcaagtaatattatatactttaattgtctatattatttgcaggtaattcgacaacggttggtacgttgtcgcctgttggacgacagctgagccagcactccactgtcgctacaccttcgcccgctacaccattcattgcgcagcaatcgccggtgggcgagaacacgcctgggacggtacctcgtgattcgcagagacgcctttcagatttgtagatattttgtgtaattattttttgttcgtaaatatttgcttgttaacgaatatgttattaattatttgtttgtgtagtatgatttcgtgttggttttgggtaaaataaatgctgcgttatttgtggtcgaaaattacaaaatttgaaaaattcaaaaaaaaatttaattaacccaaataaattttataaaacaataaaaaatttattttttttttaaaaaaaactaaattcagttttttatttaattaaaatttttatttaattttttaattgtatttttattttaattaaaaatacaattaaataattaaataaaaattttaattaaataaaaaactgaatttagttttttttttaattaaaaacattttgacacgtgtatcggaatacacgtgtcaaatttgacatgcgtattccgatacacgtgtcaaaatgttttgacacgcgtatttggaatacgcgtgtctaatttgacacgtgtattccaatacacgtgtcaaaacattttgacacgcgtattggaatacgcgtgtcaaatttgacacgtgtattccaatacacgtgtcaaaacattttgacacgcgtattggaatacgcgtgtcaaatttgacacgtgtattccgatacacgtgtcaaaatgtgcagtttgtaacatgcacatttgacacgcgtaatacgcgtgtcaaagtacacgtgtctaaatgtttgacacgtgtacgacactgtacacgtgtcaaactgcacgtggctatttcATACCATTTTTGTAGTGCAAAGACAGGCTTTCATCTTCTCCAAAAGTGATTATTGACAATGTTAATCTATTTGGATTATGTCTCAAGACATTCATAAATTATTTgcaaggtttttattttttatttttgaagaaaaaaagaagaaatctcATTTACTAGGAAACAAATTGAG contains the following coding sequences:
- the LOC133858352 gene encoding uncharacterized protein LOC133858352 is translated as MDSDDDQHPPLAGEVGEEVAGDPATQHIGTGQIRLMGYNPDGTIYYEVIDDPARNWVLPRGKKVVLQYNAAIQPVGRACNRFRREVGKMIRSGSYIHMRDEWARVNRQIKQAMWNALMEEFYLPVSVDMRRAQQEAWNDIGRKHRSWKSRFKTQLGIGDGDTPESIRARMPEKFFEQYDAEDVEFLLRDWCREHKIATSERMKRLRERNDLPHCAGSKSYARFNHEEACTSGTPPTRAASFVKTHTKKDGTFLNDRTRVLCERMTQSLASDPAATQSVSADTVRWAPNDAYEQAIGRPEYAGRVRQVGPNVTPVRGTCFSYRPRSQGGPSQGTSRDWAEQSRKMEEMQAELHAERARNDRLEQRVQQFDGIEQRLREMEVFMSSMAVPAPCVGNQSSPAHVGSTSSVGSASAGNSTTVGTLSPVGRQLSQHSTVATPSPATPFIAQQSPVGENTPGTVPRDSQRRLSDL
- the LOC133858351 gene encoding uncharacterized protein LOC133858351; translation: MRSQLMWTINDFPAYADLSGWPNRGAKACPCCMQSTRSIRLKNGCKFCYMGHRRYLPPEHLWRLNRRTFDGTEEFDSAPIVPCGYEVLQQLDGVAFGDETAGKKKKRKKRKKGAGSSDVIWKKKSIFFRLPYWEDNLLRHNLDVMHIEKNVMDNILGTILDIKGKTKDNLAARLDLQEMGLRPKLHPFTAANGKTYIPAACHTMTREDKESFLKVLRNVRVPDGYASNISRCVRLKDRTISGLKSHDSHILMQQLLPIALRKSLPDKVVRPLVEISAFFRGICSTKLSQEDMDRLQGDVCITLCKLEQIFPPGFFTSMVHLVVHLVRECRLGGPVQYRWMYPAERSLGHFKSTVRNKAAPEGCIAEGYIATELVTFCSRYLNNAPTFHNRPQRNPDGSKGAGTRVTLNRLIMHQIHRYIVFNSEEFHNLRTMHKDALRRSCTRGRITEALIEAEHHEQFCEWYPAYVDGLDDQRREELGHNLVMRCRGLKETAVKYNRYVVNGKLFRTLAHDVGRRTQNSGVCVPTVEGETYYGQLTDIVEVEYYDRTTYVLFKCNWADPTMERGFTIDEYGLVFVNFNHLVHRGELIQDEPYVLTSQVDQVFYVEDGRNPNWVCAVRTKPRNVYDVGQGDGSNEDGTTYHECVPLVLATDDLPDTNDEFEYDRARGK